Proteins from a single region of Hordeum vulgare subsp. vulgare chromosome 6H, MorexV3_pseudomolecules_assembly, whole genome shotgun sequence:
- the LOC123404624 gene encoding (+)-neomenthol dehydrogenase-like, producing MDCSSSKETPPHKAWWTGETVAVVTGANRGIGHALAARLAEQGLSVVLTARDEARGEAAAAELRARGLQSVRFCRLDVADPASVAAFASWIRDHFGGLDILVNNAAVSFNEIDTNSVEHAETVLKTNFYGAKMLIEALLPLFRRSSGTSRILNLSSQLGLLNKVRDPSLRSMLLDEGRLTEQQIEAMASRFLAQVKDGTWQDHGWPAVWTDYAVSKLALNAYSRLLAARLRGTVAVNCFCPGFTQTDMTRGWGKRTAEEAGRVAAGLALLPPADLPTGKFFKWSTPQLYSKL from the exons ATGGACTGCTCGAGTTCCAAAGAGACGCCACCGCACAA GGCGTGGTGGACGGGCGAGACGGTGGCGGTGGTGACGGGGGCCAACCGTGGCATCGGCCACGCGCTGGCCGCGCgcctggcggagcaggggctgtcCGTGGTGCTCACGGCGCGGGACGAGGCGCGCGGGGAGGCCGCCGCCGCTGAGCTCCGCGCCAGGGGTCTTCAGTCAGTGCGATTCTGCCGCCTCGACGTTGCTGATCCCGCCTCCGTCGCCGCATTTGCCTCCTGGATCCGCGACCACTTCGGCGGCCTCGACATTCTT GTGAACAATGCGGCGGTATCGTTCAACGAGATCGACACCAACTCGGTGGAGCATGCTGAGACGGTCCTCAAGACGAACTTCTACGGAGCCAAGATGCTCATCGAGGCGCTCCTGCCCCTTTTCCGTCGATCCTCTGGGACCAGCCGAATCCTAAACCTCAGCTCCCAGCTTGGCCTTCTCAAT AAGGTGAGGGACCCGTCGTTGAGGAGCATGCTGCTGGACGAGGGCAGGCTGACGGAGCAGCAGATCGAGGCCATGGCGTCGCGGTTCCTGGCGCAGGTGAAGGACGGGACGTGGCAGGATCACGGGTGGCCGGCCGTGTGGACGGACTACGCGGTCTCCAAGCTGGCCCTCAACGCCTACTCCCGCCTCCTGGCCGCGCGGCTGCGGGGGACCGTAGCTGTCAACTGCTTCTGCCCCGGGTTCACGCAGACTGACATGACGCGGGGATGGGGCAAGCGAACCGCCGAGGAGGCCGGCCGCGTCGCCGCGGGGCTCGCGCTGCTGCCCCCCGCCGACCTCCCCACCGGCAAGTTCTTCAAGTGGTCCACGCCGCAGCTCTACTCCAAGCTCTGA